The sequence TTCCTACAATTCTGCCCATAGTTCTTTCCCTCCTGTTGAGATTGTTCTGTTTTTTTATTGACGACGACCTGTGATGGTCGGAGGAGTTTATCACCAAGGAAATATCCTTTTTTTACTTCGTCAACGATCATTCCATCAGCACAGTCGTGTTTTTCAACAGTTGTAACCGCATGATGAATAGTATGATCAAAGGTTTTTCCTTTACAGTCTATACATCTAATATTTTCTTGTTGGAATATTTTTTCAATATTGCTCAGGATTAATTTCAATCCTTGCTTTGGGTCAGGATCTACATAAGCTTTTTGGAGGAGCTCATGGAGATCGAGTAATGTGATGAGGTACTTTTTTTTGTTTTCTTCATCCCTATTTTGGCATTCTTTTTCCATGCGTTTCTGAGCATTTTGCATATCTGCATATGCTCGGAGAAGCTGCTCTTTTTTTTCGGTTAGTTCTTGGTTTAAACGAGCGATCTCTTCTTCATATTTTTTCATTTTTATTTGTAAGGATGAAC comes from Candidatus Thermoplasmatota archaeon and encodes:
- a CDS encoding nucleotide exchange factor GrpE; the protein is MTTKTPSEKKKTVSGSSLQIKMKKYEEEIARLNQELTEKKEQLLRAYADMQNAQKRMEKECQNRDEENKKKYLITLLDLHELLQKAYVDPDPKQGLKLILSNIEKIFQQENIRCIDCKGKTFDHTIHHAVTTVEKHDCADGMIVDEVKKGYFLGDKLLRPSQVVVNKKTEQSQQEGKNYGQNCRN